From Spirochaetota bacterium, the proteins below share one genomic window:
- a CDS encoding SPASM domain-containing protein codes for MSLRPLGHGKHIYNDYALTKDEYEKYLHAFFHQADEVSKKTGLYFHVYDPIYSRILVQHNVQALKICGLGKYLNVDAEGNVIACLFTDLHVGNIREKSIKEIWLEVISDQFFQKIHDPTNLKGACGECRYNSICGGCRARAFQLTGDWFASDPACYYTMSTDSKT; via the coding sequence ATGAGTTTGCGTCCTTTAGGTCATGGGAAACACATTTATAATGACTATGCATTGACTAAAGATGAATATGAAAAATATCTGCATGCTTTCTTTCATCAAGCAGATGAAGTAAGTAAAAAGACAGGCCTATACTTCCATGTTTACGATCCAATATATTCACGTATTCTAGTTCAACATAATGTTCAGGCTTTAAAGATATGCGGTCTGGGGAAATATCTGAATGTTGACGCTGAAGGCAATGTTATAGCCTGTCTCTTTACAGATCTTCATGTTGGGAACATCAGGGAAAAGTCCATTAAGGAGATATGGTTGGAGGTAATATCCGATCAATTTTTTCAAAAAATCCATGATCCCACAAATCTTAAGGGCGCCTGTGGGGAGTGCCGTTACAACTCAATATGTGGTGGTTGTCGAGCTCGTGCATTTCAACTAACAGGAGACTGGTTTGCCTCTGATCCTGCCTGTTATTATACTATGTCAACTGATAGTAAAACATAA
- a CDS encoding RluA family pseudouridine synthase, translating to MPNEIIELTVPEECYLERIDRFLSQSLEIDTSRNHIQRLIRDNNITANGKEIKQNYKVKTNDIIRIELPTPQKLKLERENTPLDIIYEDNSIAVINKPSGIVVHPGPGHWNKTLVNALLYHFNDLSSIGGILRPGIVHRLDKDTCGLMIIAKNDQSHRFIVEEFSHRRVIKRYSAIVVEKPKSDHEIIDKPIGRHPKYRHKMTIMPDGKDSVTEYYLKRIWNTGNGIYSFMDIFPHTGRTHQIRVHLSSNGTPVVGDPIYSKKWQSHKVPFLLLASTYLEFTNPENNERLSFETPLPEHIENFIKKLDKLSL from the coding sequence ATGCCAAATGAAATAATTGAATTAACGGTTCCAGAAGAATGCTACCTTGAGAGAATAGACAGATTTCTATCACAATCCCTTGAGATAGATACATCAAGAAACCATATCCAAAGGCTTATTAGGGATAATAACATTACTGCCAATGGGAAGGAGATCAAACAAAACTATAAAGTGAAAACCAATGATATAATTCGCATTGAGCTTCCAACTCCCCAGAAGCTAAAATTGGAGCGTGAGAATACTCCTTTAGATATTATTTATGAAGACAATTCGATTGCGGTCATAAACAAGCCCTCGGGCATTGTAGTGCATCCTGGGCCAGGACATTGGAACAAGACCCTCGTTAATGCCCTTCTATATCATTTTAATGATCTCTCCTCTATCGGCGGAATCCTTCGTCCGGGGATTGTGCACAGACTCGATAAAGACACCTGTGGGCTGATGATTATAGCTAAAAATGACCAATCACATAGATTCATTGTAGAGGAATTTTCACATAGAAGGGTAATAAAAAGATACTCAGCAATTGTTGTTGAAAAACCCAAAAGCGACCATGAAATAATAGACAAGCCAATTGGGAGACACCCAAAGTATCGTCATAAGATGACCATTATGCCTGATGGCAAAGATTCAGTAACAGAATATTATTTAAAAAGGATATGGAATACAGGAAATGGCATCTATTCCTTTATGGATATATTTCCCCATACAGGAAGGACACATCAAATAAGGGTTCATCTATCATCAAACGGCACGCCAGTTGTTGGGGATCCCATATATTCAAAGAAATGGCAATCCCATAAGGTCCCATTCCTCTTGCTTGCATCAACCTACCTAGAATTCACCAATCCGGAAAATAATGAGAGGTTGAGCTTTGAGACTCCCTTGCCTGAACATATTGAGAACTTCATTAAAAAGCTTGATAAACTCTCATTATGA
- the dfsP gene encoding DUF166 family (seleno)protein DfsP, with translation MSGTQKIAVFQQNNSGEKKIQGIKKYGKGLISIEIISIDSPLPSLIENARSYLPSLIQADLVIDFLKHPDISLDLALLCREKDIPVIASGKRSVIDGVITPPTUCGLSRQVCLGEYGVKFGAPVFSVTVRNNRISDIQVIRGAPCGATWSAAERVVGDRIEDAKSRIGLELQFFCSADPSGWDPIYGKSPVHFAGKIHSTALTTALQTQS, from the coding sequence ATGTCAGGCACACAAAAAATTGCTGTTTTTCAACAAAATAATAGCGGAGAAAAAAAAATCCAAGGCATAAAAAAATATGGGAAAGGCCTTATTTCTATAGAAATTATTTCCATTGATTCCCCCTTGCCATCATTAATTGAGAATGCAAGGAGTTACCTACCCTCTTTAATACAGGCTGATCTTGTTATCGATTTTCTCAAACATCCGGATATCTCTCTTGATCTTGCCCTTTTGTGCAGGGAGAAGGATATCCCTGTAATCGCCTCAGGGAAGAGATCAGTGATTGATGGCGTCATAACCCCTCCTACCTGATGCGGCCTCTCAAGGCAGGTCTGCCTTGGAGAATATGGAGTAAAATTTGGAGCGCCAGTTTTTTCTGTTACTGTACGCAACAATAGAATATCAGATATACAAGTTATTCGAGGTGCTCCTTGCGGAGCGACCTGGTCTGCGGCAGAGAGGGTTGTTGGTGATAGAATTGAGGATGCAAAATCACGAATAGGTTTGGAACTCCAATTCTTCTGCTCGGCTGATCCCTCAGGTTGGGATCCAATCTACGGGAAAAGCCCTGTTCATTTTGCAGGCAAAATTCATTCAACAGCGCTAACAACAGCCTTGCAGACACAATCATGA
- a CDS encoding SDR family oxidoreductase, with product MGLLDGKVAIITGGGRGVGRAEAMVMAKEGAKVVVNDLGGTVSGTGSDAAVANQTVKEIREAGGVAESNFADVSTLDGADSLMWTALSKFGRLDILVNNAGILRDRTVVNMTEEDWDMVLKVHAKHTFLCTRAVARIMKAQGSGGVIINTTSVSGLIGNFGQINYGTAKAGIYAFTKIAAMELAKYGIRVNCVSPSGYTRMVSNLPGMKDMNENIISVEPTAQLALFFASDLSKDLTGRVMGSRGGIHGTSVREFKMTMSEGYQKEGGVAMAKDIADNINEILFKEADLTMG from the coding sequence ATGGGACTTTTAGATGGTAAAGTAGCAATAATAACAGGTGGTGGTCGTGGTGTAGGGAGAGCTGAGGCCATGGTCATGGCGAAAGAGGGAGCAAAGGTTGTTGTCAATGACTTGGGTGGTACTGTAAGCGGTACGGGCAGCGATGCTGCTGTGGCTAATCAGACGGTAAAGGAAATCAGGGAAGCGGGTGGCGTAGCAGAGTCAAATTTTGCAGATGTTTCTACGTTAGACGGCGCGGATTCTCTCATGTGGACTGCCTTGTCAAAGTTTGGCAGGTTGGATATATTGGTCAATAACGCTGGCATTTTAAGGGATCGAACTGTTGTGAATATGACAGAGGAAGATTGGGACATGGTGTTGAAGGTTCATGCCAAGCATACGTTCCTCTGTACCAGGGCTGTAGCGAGAATAATGAAAGCGCAGGGAAGCGGAGGTGTTATAATAAATACTACCTCAGTGTCTGGCCTTATCGGCAATTTCGGTCAGATCAATTATGGCACAGCTAAAGCCGGAATTTATGCATTTACAAAGATTGCCGCAATGGAGCTGGCAAAGTATGGCATACGGGTCAATTGTGTAAGCCCCAGCGGATATACAAGAATGGTTTCAAATCTGCCTGGAATGAAGGATATGAACGAAAATATTATTTCAGTTGAACCGACAGCCCAGTTGGCGCTATTTTTTGCATCAGATCTGTCTAAGGATTTAACCGGAAGGGTTATGGGCAGCAGGGGTGGTATACATGGCACCTCAGTACGCGAGTTTAAGATGACAATGTCAGAGGGTTATCAGAAAGAGGGTGGTGTTGCTATGGCCAAAGATATTGCTGATAACATCAATGAAATCCTCTTTAAGGAGGCAGACCTGACAATGGGGTGA